Proteins from a genomic interval of Streptomyces sp. NBC_01445:
- a CDS encoding LutB/LldF family L-lactate oxidation iron-sulfur protein — MSGSTFVGMPAFPKAAHEAVGNTTLRANLRHATHTIRDKRAKAVAELDDWALLREAGKQIKDHTLRHLDTYLVQLEEAVTAAGGVVHWAADADEANRIVTRLVKETGESEVVKVKSMATQEIGLNEALEAEGIHAYETDLAELIVQLGHDRPSHILVPAIHRNRGEIRDIFAKEMGAWGRPAPEGLTDTPAELAEAARLHLREKFLRAKVGISGANFMVAETGTLVVVESEGNGRMCLTLPETLISVVGIEKIVPTWRDLEVFLQTLPRSSTAERMNPYTSMWTGTSDAETADGPRAFHLVLLDNGRTDTLADEVGRQALRCIRCSACLNVCPVYERAGGHAYGSVYPGPIGAILSPQLRGTASEIDASLPYASSLCGACYEVCPVAIDIPEVLVHLRERIVQGGPATRHGNRVVLKPAKGHAAERAAMRAAGWAFTHPGALRAGQRVASRTRRFHPRTLPGPGRAWSATRDLPLVPAEPFRDWWQRTHGDKESGK; from the coding sequence ATGAGCGGCAGTACCTTCGTCGGCATGCCTGCATTCCCGAAGGCCGCCCATGAGGCCGTCGGCAACACCACCCTGCGCGCGAACCTCCGGCACGCCACACACACCATCCGCGACAAGCGTGCCAAGGCCGTCGCGGAGCTCGACGACTGGGCGCTCCTGCGCGAGGCCGGCAAGCAGATCAAGGACCACACGCTCCGCCATCTCGACACCTACCTCGTGCAGTTGGAGGAGGCGGTCACCGCGGCGGGCGGCGTCGTCCACTGGGCCGCCGACGCCGACGAGGCCAACCGGATCGTGACGCGCCTGGTCAAGGAGACCGGCGAGTCCGAAGTGGTCAAGGTCAAGTCGATGGCCACCCAGGAGATCGGACTGAACGAGGCGCTGGAGGCCGAGGGCATCCACGCCTACGAGACCGACCTCGCCGAACTGATCGTGCAGCTCGGCCACGACCGCCCCTCCCACATCCTCGTCCCCGCGATCCACCGCAACCGCGGCGAGATCCGCGACATCTTCGCCAAGGAGATGGGCGCGTGGGGCCGCCCCGCCCCCGAAGGCCTCACCGACACACCCGCCGAGCTGGCCGAGGCCGCGCGCCTCCACCTTCGCGAGAAGTTCCTGCGCGCCAAGGTCGGCATCTCCGGCGCCAACTTCATGGTCGCCGAGACCGGCACCCTCGTCGTCGTCGAGTCCGAGGGCAACGGCCGCATGTGCCTCACCCTCCCCGAGACCCTGATCTCCGTCGTCGGCATCGAGAAGATCGTCCCCACCTGGCGCGACCTCGAAGTCTTCCTCCAGACGCTCCCCCGCTCCTCGACAGCCGAGCGCATGAACCCGTACACGTCGATGTGGACCGGCACCAGCGACGCCGAGACCGCGGACGGCCCGCGCGCCTTCCACCTCGTCCTCCTCGACAACGGCCGCACCGACACCCTCGCCGACGAGGTAGGCCGCCAGGCCCTGCGCTGCATCCGCTGCTCGGCCTGCCTGAACGTGTGCCCGGTGTACGAGAGGGCCGGCGGGCACGCATACGGCTCCGTCTACCCCGGCCCCATCGGCGCGATCCTCAGCCCTCAACTGAGGGGCACGGCCAGCGAGATCGACGCCTCGCTCCCCTACGCCTCCAGCCTGTGCGGCGCCTGCTACGAGGTGTGCCCGGTCGCCATCGACATCCCCGAGGTCCTCGTCCATCTGCGCGAGCGGATCGTGCAGGGCGGGCCGGCCACCCGGCACGGCAACAGGGTGGTCCTGAAGCCGGCGAAGGGGCATGCGGCTGAGCGGGCGGCGATGCGCGCGGCCGGCTGGGCGTTCACCCACCCCGGGGCGCTGCGCGCCGGCCAGCGCGTGGCCTCGCGCACGCGCCGCTTCCATCCTCGTACGCTCCCCGGTCCCGGCCGGGCCTGGAGCGCGACGCGGGATCTGCCGCTGGTGCCGGCGGAGCCGTTCAGGGACTGGTGGCAGCGCACGCACGGCGACAAGGAGAGCGGCAAGTGA
- the sph gene encoding sphingomyelin phosphodiesterase, with product MSRVARRTTGSALAVTLAAASAVLTAPQASAATSADTPRLKVLTYNTFLMSTNLYPNWGQAHRAAAIPAAPFFQGNDVVVLQEAFDNTTSDALKSNAAAQYPYQTPVVGRSKDGWDATGGSYSSTTPEDGGVTLLSKWPIVHKEQYVYKDACGSDWWSNKGFVYAVLDVNGSKVHVVGTHTQSTDSGCGAGEAVKDRSLQFKAIKSFLDAKHIPAGEQVMVAGDLNVDSHGTEYASMLADGGLVGADSRTGHPYSFDTEANSIASYRYPGEPKEDLDYVLHVQGHARPTGWVNNVVKETTAPWTVSSWGTSYTYDNLSDHYPLQAGR from the coding sequence GTGTCCCGCGTTGCCCGCCGCACGACCGGTTCCGCCCTCGCCGTCACCCTCGCCGCCGCCTCCGCGGTCCTGACCGCCCCGCAGGCGTCGGCGGCGACATCGGCCGATACGCCGAGGCTCAAGGTCCTGACGTACAACACGTTTCTGATGAGCACGAACCTCTACCCCAACTGGGGTCAGGCGCACCGCGCGGCGGCCATCCCGGCCGCGCCGTTCTTCCAGGGCAACGACGTTGTCGTGCTCCAGGAGGCGTTCGACAACACGACGTCCGACGCGCTGAAGAGCAACGCGGCGGCGCAGTACCCGTACCAGACCCCCGTCGTCGGGCGGTCCAAGGACGGGTGGGACGCCACCGGCGGCTCGTACTCGTCGACGACGCCCGAGGACGGCGGCGTGACGCTGCTCAGCAAGTGGCCGATCGTGCACAAGGAGCAGTACGTCTACAAGGACGCGTGCGGCTCCGACTGGTGGTCCAACAAGGGCTTCGTCTACGCCGTCCTCGACGTGAACGGCTCGAAGGTGCACGTGGTCGGGACGCACACCCAGTCCACGGACTCCGGGTGCGGGGCCGGTGAGGCGGTCAAGGACCGCAGCCTCCAGTTCAAGGCCATCAAGTCCTTCCTGGACGCCAAGCACATCCCGGCCGGCGAGCAGGTCATGGTGGCGGGCGACCTGAACGTCGACTCGCACGGCACGGAGTACGCCTCCATGCTCGCCGACGGCGGCTTGGTCGGGGCCGACTCGCGGACCGGGCACCCGTACTCGTTCGACACCGAGGCGAACTCGATCGCGAGCTACCGCTACCCGGGCGAACCCAAGGAGGACCTGGACTACGTCCTGCACGTCCAGGGTCATGCGCGGCCGACGGGGTGGGTCAACAACGTGGTCAAGGAGACCACCGCGCCCTGGACCGTGAGCAGTTGGGGCACGAGCTACACGTACGACAACCTGTCGGACCACTACCCGCTCCAGGCCGGACGCTGA
- a CDS encoding ABC transporter substrate-binding protein — protein MRALRRRATATAVLLPLLPLFLVGACSGGPSLENQGAVTAPPGDSKHLTIGTAGFTESDVLAQMYALLLKQAGYSTEILSVANRELYEPALESGQIDVVPEYAATFADWLNAKTNGAKAPPVGSPDLDATMKALRGLAAPRGLTVLDPGKAVDQNAFAVTTAFARQHRLKTLSDLGASGLKVRLAAGDECVQRPYCEPGLKETYGIDVTGVDPKGVGTTQSKKAVQDGKDQMVLTTTTDATLSDFGLVLLADDKHLQNADYIVPVVNRSRAGSERVAKVLGALNSVLTTQDLASMNEQVDSWRRLPEDVARSYLESKGLLKG, from the coding sequence ATGAGGGCCTTACGGCGACGGGCCACAGCAACAGCCGTACTCCTCCCGCTCCTCCCGCTGTTTCTGGTCGGCGCATGCTCCGGCGGACCTTCCCTGGAGAACCAGGGCGCGGTCACCGCCCCGCCCGGAGACAGTAAGCACCTCACCATCGGCACGGCCGGCTTCACCGAGAGCGACGTGCTCGCCCAGATGTACGCCCTGCTCCTGAAGCAGGCGGGATACAGCACCGAGATCCTGTCCGTCGCCAACCGCGAACTGTACGAACCCGCCCTGGAATCCGGGCAGATCGACGTCGTGCCCGAGTACGCGGCGACCTTCGCCGACTGGCTCAACGCCAAGACGAACGGCGCCAAGGCCCCGCCCGTCGGATCGCCCGACCTCGACGCCACCATGAAGGCGCTGCGCGGCCTCGCCGCCCCGCGCGGGCTCACCGTCCTCGACCCGGGCAAGGCAGTCGACCAGAACGCCTTCGCGGTGACCACCGCCTTCGCGAGGCAGCACCGACTCAAGACGCTCAGCGACCTCGGCGCGTCCGGCCTGAAGGTGCGGCTCGCGGCGGGCGACGAGTGCGTCCAACGGCCTTACTGCGAGCCGGGCCTGAAGGAGACGTACGGCATCGACGTCACCGGCGTCGACCCCAAGGGCGTCGGCACCACCCAGTCGAAGAAGGCGGTCCAGGACGGCAAGGACCAGATGGTGCTCACCACGACGACCGACGCGACCCTGTCCGACTTCGGCCTCGTGCTGCTCGCCGACGACAAGCATCTGCAGAACGCCGACTACATCGTGCCGGTCGTCAACCGGTCGCGGGCGGGCAGCGAGCGCGTCGCCAAGGTCCTCGGCGCACTGAACTCCGTACTGACCACCCAGGACCTGGCGTCCATGAACGAGCAGGTGGACAGCTGGCGCAGGCTTCCGGAGGACGTGGCGCGCTCGTACCTGGAGTCGAAGGGGCTGCTCAAGGGCTGA
- a CDS encoding ABC transporter permease, producing MKTLTDAWGWLADASHWSGGDGIWHRLAQHVVLTFVCLVISCLIALPVALVLGHLGKGGALAVNISNVGRAVPTFAVLVLLLLTPLGKYGEGPTVVALVLFAVPPLLTNAYVGMRGVDRDIVQAARGMGMTGRQMLFQVEAPLALPMIMNGVRIAAVQLVATATIAALAGGGGLGRIITAGFNLASTPQVVAGAVLVAVFALLVEGVFELAERFAPALARGRS from the coding sequence GTGAAGACCCTCACCGACGCCTGGGGCTGGCTCGCCGACGCCTCGCACTGGTCCGGCGGCGACGGCATCTGGCACCGGCTCGCCCAGCACGTCGTCCTGACCTTCGTCTGCCTGGTCATCAGCTGCCTGATCGCCCTGCCCGTCGCGCTCGTCCTCGGCCACCTCGGCAAGGGCGGCGCGCTCGCCGTGAACATCTCCAACGTAGGCCGGGCCGTCCCCACCTTCGCGGTCCTCGTCCTGCTCCTGCTGACCCCGCTCGGCAAGTACGGCGAGGGACCCACTGTCGTCGCCCTGGTGCTTTTCGCGGTGCCGCCGCTGCTCACCAACGCCTACGTCGGGATGCGCGGCGTCGACCGTGACATCGTCCAGGCCGCCCGCGGCATGGGGATGACCGGGCGGCAGATGCTGTTCCAGGTGGAGGCGCCCCTCGCCCTGCCGATGATCATGAACGGGGTGCGGATCGCCGCCGTGCAGCTCGTAGCCACCGCGACGATCGCGGCCCTCGCGGGCGGCGGCGGCCTCGGGCGCATCATCACCGCCGGGTTCAACCTGGCGAGCACCCCGCAGGTCGTCGCGGGCGCCGTCCTCGTCGCCGTCTTCGCGCTGCTCGTCGAGGGGGTCTTCGAGCTCGCCGAACGGTTCGCGCCCGCCCTCGCCCGGGGGAGGTCCTGA
- a CDS encoding CDGSH iron-sulfur domain-containing protein has translation MPDAQDPAPHSASAQGVRVSENGPYLVTGGVPLIQLVIVTDARGQSVEWWQQRTYDTEETYELCRCGQSANKPFCDRSHVRAGFDGTETASRLPYLEQADEQDGPELTLTDAQPLCAFARFCDADGQVWNLVEEKGTADVVERETGDCPSGRLVAWNLAERRPVEPELPPSIGIIEDPQEGVSGGIWVRGGISVTAADGAPYEVRNRVTLCRCGASRNKPFCDGTHASIGFKGT, from the coding sequence ATGCCGGACGCGCAGGACCCCGCCCCGCACTCCGCCTCGGCGCAGGGCGTACGCGTCTCGGAGAACGGGCCGTACCTCGTCACCGGCGGTGTCCCTCTCATCCAGCTCGTCATCGTCACCGACGCGCGGGGCCAGTCCGTCGAGTGGTGGCAGCAGCGCACGTACGACACCGAGGAGACGTACGAGCTGTGCCGCTGCGGGCAGTCCGCGAACAAGCCGTTCTGCGACCGCAGCCATGTGCGGGCCGGGTTCGACGGCACCGAGACCGCGAGCCGGCTGCCCTATCTGGAGCAGGCCGACGAGCAGGACGGACCCGAGCTCACCCTCACCGACGCCCAGCCCCTGTGCGCCTTCGCGCGGTTCTGCGACGCCGACGGGCAGGTGTGGAACCTCGTCGAGGAGAAGGGCACCGCCGACGTGGTGGAACGCGAGACGGGCGACTGCCCCTCAGGGCGCCTCGTCGCCTGGAACCTCGCCGAGCGGCGCCCCGTCGAGCCGGAACTCCCGCCGTCCATCGGCATCATCGAGGACCCGCAGGAAGGCGTCAGCGGAGGGATCTGGGTGCGCGGCGGCATTTCGGTGACCGCCGCCGACGGCGCGCCGTACGAGGTCCGCAACCGCGTGACGCTGTGCCGCTGCGGCGCCTCGCGCAACAAGCCGTTCTGCGACGGTACCCACGCGTCGATCGGCTTCAAGGGCACCTGA
- a CDS encoding LutC/YkgG family protein gives MSSRDIILGRVRRALGEAPRGDAPESYETAVDREYRREHGARTTEETVDLLAENLADYRAIVHRTDPEELPHLIMRLLNERWPDTVLVPPGLPPEWMSAADPPRIHDRAVSTAAELDRSGAVVTGCAVAIAETGTIVLDGSPDQGRRRITLIPDHHICVVRVPDQVVSSVPQALERLDPTRPLTWISGPSATSDIELDRVEGVHGPRTLEVVLVSGG, from the coding sequence GTGAGCAGCAGGGACATCATCCTGGGCCGGGTGCGGCGCGCGCTGGGCGAGGCGCCCCGGGGCGATGCGCCGGAGTCGTACGAGACGGCCGTGGACCGGGAGTACCGGCGCGAGCACGGCGCCCGGACCACCGAGGAGACCGTCGACCTGCTCGCGGAGAACCTGGCGGACTACCGGGCGATCGTGCACCGCACGGACCCGGAGGAGCTGCCCCATCTGATCATGCGGCTGCTCAACGAGCGGTGGCCGGACACCGTGCTGGTACCGCCGGGGCTGCCGCCCGAGTGGATGTCGGCCGCCGACCCGCCGCGTATCCACGACCGCGCGGTCAGCACCGCCGCGGAGCTGGACCGGTCCGGGGCCGTCGTCACCGGCTGCGCGGTCGCCATCGCCGAGACGGGGACGATCGTGCTCGACGGCTCGCCCGACCAGGGCCGCAGGCGCATCACGCTGATCCCCGATCACCACATCTGCGTCGTCCGCGTCCCGGACCAGGTCGTCTCCTCCGTCCCGCAGGCCCTTGAACGGCTCGACCCCACGCGTCCCCTGACGTGGATCTCCGGTCCGTCCGCCACGAGCGACATCGAACTCGACCGGGTCGAGGGCGTGCACGGCCCACGCACCCTGGAGGTGGTGCTGGTGAGCGGGGGGTGA
- a CDS encoding ABC transporter ATP-binding protein, which translates to MIRFDQVTKRYADGTMAVDDLTFEVGEGELVTLVGPSGCGKTTTMMMVNRLIEPTSGRIFVDGEDISEVDPVKLRRRIGYVIQQVGLFPHRTILDNTATVPALIGWKKSRARARAAELLDLVGLDPKLYGSRYPEQLSGGQRQRVGVARALAADPPVLLMDEPFGAVDPVVREQLQDEFLRMQAAVRKTVLLVTHDIEEAVRLGDRIAVYGQGRIEQFDTPGAVLGTPATPYVAEFVGADRGLKRLSVTEIEPDDLDQPAVARAGEPARDAAARLRDEDARWAVVLDADGDLHGWVGIDEVSLAGEDGLVGDLAHRMNAWVPVGAPLKQAFGVMLQHDAGWVAVLDGARFLGVLTPAKLHEALRRSVDADARGVARDEVSFDSVADA; encoded by the coding sequence ATGATCCGGTTCGACCAAGTCACCAAGCGGTACGCGGACGGCACCATGGCCGTGGACGACCTGACCTTCGAGGTCGGCGAGGGCGAACTGGTCACCCTGGTCGGCCCGTCGGGCTGCGGGAAGACCACCACGATGATGATGGTCAACCGGCTCATCGAACCCACGTCCGGCCGGATCTTCGTCGACGGTGAGGACATCTCCGAGGTCGACCCGGTCAAGCTGCGCCGCCGCATCGGATACGTCATCCAGCAGGTCGGCCTCTTCCCGCACCGCACGATCCTCGACAACACGGCGACCGTGCCCGCGCTGATCGGCTGGAAGAAGTCCAGGGCGCGTGCCCGGGCCGCCGAGCTGCTCGACCTGGTCGGACTCGACCCGAAGCTGTACGGGTCCCGCTACCCGGAACAGTTGTCGGGCGGCCAGCGCCAGCGCGTCGGCGTGGCCCGCGCGCTCGCCGCCGACCCGCCGGTGCTCCTGATGGACGAGCCGTTCGGCGCGGTCGACCCGGTGGTCCGCGAGCAGTTGCAGGACGAGTTCCTGCGGATGCAGGCCGCCGTGCGCAAGACGGTTCTCCTGGTCACGCACGACATCGAGGAGGCCGTCAGGCTCGGCGACCGGATCGCCGTGTACGGGCAGGGCCGTATCGAGCAGTTCGACACGCCGGGTGCGGTGCTCGGCACGCCCGCGACCCCGTACGTCGCCGAGTTCGTCGGCGCCGACCGTGGTCTGAAGAGGCTCTCCGTGACGGAGATCGAGCCGGACGACCTGGACCAGCCCGCGGTGGCCCGCGCGGGCGAGCCCGCCCGGGACGCCGCTGCCCGGCTGCGTGACGAGGACGCGCGCTGGGCCGTCGTCCTCGACGCGGACGGCGATCTGCACGGCTGGGTGGGCATCGACGAGGTGTCGCTCGCGGGCGAGGACGGGCTGGTCGGCGACCTGGCCCACCGCATGAACGCCTGGGTCCCTGTCGGCGCCCCGCTCAAGCAGGCGTTCGGGGTGATGCTCCAGCACGACGCGGGGTGGGTCGCCGTCCTCGACGGCGCCCGCTTCCTCGGCGTGCTGACGCCGGCGAAACTCCATGAGGCGCTGCGCCGCTCGGTGGACGCGGACGCCCGGGGTGTGGCGCGGGACGAGGTGAGTTTCGACTCGGTCGCCGACGCGTGA
- a CDS encoding FABP family protein: MYDPAPAHPYPDSTSPDEAPAPHPLLAPVLGLLGIWRGRGQGGYPTLEGEFTYAQEITFSHDGRPFLRFEARAWLLDADGAPLRPSAREIGWWRLQPEGRVESLITQPTGIAEISVGAADGNTVDLSTDQVALTPTAKEVKATRRRYALADDGTLTFTHDLEAVGMPLQHHLSARLRRVG, translated from the coding sequence GTGTACGACCCCGCACCGGCCCACCCGTACCCCGACAGCACCAGCCCGGACGAGGCTCCCGCCCCGCACCCGCTGCTGGCGCCCGTGCTGGGCCTTCTGGGCATCTGGCGCGGACGCGGACAGGGCGGGTATCCCACGCTCGAGGGGGAGTTCACCTACGCGCAGGAGATCACCTTCAGCCACGACGGCCGGCCGTTCCTCCGCTTCGAGGCCCGGGCCTGGCTGCTCGACGCCGACGGTGCGCCGCTGCGGCCGTCGGCGCGGGAGATCGGCTGGTGGCGGCTCCAGCCCGAGGGCCGGGTGGAGTCACTGATCACGCAGCCGACCGGCATCGCGGAGATCTCCGTCGGCGCCGCGGACGGCAACACGGTCGACCTCTCCACCGACCAGGTGGCGCTCACGCCCACCGCCAAGGAGGTCAAGGCCACGCGCCGCCGCTACGCGCTGGCCGACGACGGCACGCTCACGTTCACCCACGACCTCGAGGCCGTCGGGATGCCGCTCCAGCACCACCTGTCGGCACGGCTGCGGCGCGTGGGCTAG
- a CDS encoding arylsulfatase — MRQPNVVLICVDQWRGDCLSAAGHPDVHTPHLDELAGEGVRFDRAYSATPTCVPARVALFTGQSQERHGRVGYREGVPFEQVHPVTLPGEFRRGGYQTQAVGKMHVFPERARLGFDDVRLHDGYLHHARRRHSRNFEFFDDYVPWLRRQPGMTPAADYADHGVSCNSIVARPWDKPEALHPTTWAVTEAIEWLPRRDPTKPFFLYLSFHRPHHPYDPPEWAFDQYMALDPYEPVVGDWVDHYAPYRKDGHHEAAVGVIDPRLVHRARAGYYGHMAHIDLQIKRFREALVEAGLGDDTMFCFVSDHGEMMGDHHMFRKALGFEGSARVPILMNLAPSMRGGAGGSVADEVVELRDVMPTLLEAAGLPVPDSVDGRSLLPFLRGERPDDWREYLHGEHTYLGQSLQWVTDGRHKYLWMSGDGHEQLFDLAEDPKELVNLARRPEHAALLEHWRGRLIDALRDREEGFVDDGELVTGRPVVTELRHTRERIAAATGVG, encoded by the coding sequence TTGCGCCAGCCCAATGTCGTACTGATCTGTGTGGACCAGTGGAGGGGCGACTGCCTCTCCGCCGCGGGCCACCCCGACGTCCACACCCCTCACCTGGACGAACTCGCGGGCGAAGGCGTGCGTTTCGACCGCGCCTACTCCGCGACGCCGACCTGTGTCCCCGCTCGCGTGGCCCTCTTCACGGGCCAGTCGCAGGAGCGGCACGGCCGGGTCGGGTACCGCGAGGGTGTGCCCTTCGAGCAGGTCCACCCGGTGACGCTGCCGGGCGAGTTCCGGCGCGGCGGCTACCAGACGCAGGCCGTCGGCAAGATGCACGTGTTCCCTGAGCGCGCACGCCTGGGCTTCGACGACGTACGGCTGCACGACGGCTATCTGCACCACGCGCGCAGGCGTCACAGCCGCAACTTCGAGTTCTTCGACGACTACGTGCCCTGGCTGCGCCGCCAGCCGGGGATGACGCCGGCCGCCGACTACGCGGACCACGGCGTCAGCTGCAACTCCATCGTCGCGCGCCCCTGGGACAAGCCCGAGGCGCTCCATCCGACGACGTGGGCGGTGACCGAGGCGATCGAGTGGCTGCCGCGCCGCGACCCCACCAAGCCGTTCTTCCTCTATCTGTCGTTCCACCGGCCGCACCATCCGTACGACCCGCCCGAGTGGGCCTTCGACCAGTACATGGCGCTCGACCCGTACGAACCCGTGGTCGGTGACTGGGTCGACCACTATGCGCCGTACCGCAAGGACGGCCATCACGAGGCCGCCGTCGGCGTGATCGATCCCCGTCTGGTGCACCGGGCGCGGGCGGGCTACTACGGGCACATGGCGCACATCGATCTGCAGATCAAGCGGTTCCGCGAGGCGCTGGTCGAGGCGGGTCTCGGTGACGACACGATGTTCTGTTTCGTGTCGGACCACGGCGAGATGATGGGCGATCACCACATGTTCCGTAAGGCACTCGGCTTCGAGGGCTCGGCGCGGGTGCCGATCCTGATGAACCTCGCGCCGTCGATGCGCGGGGGCGCGGGCGGCTCGGTGGCCGACGAGGTCGTGGAACTGCGCGACGTGATGCCGACGCTGCTCGAGGCTGCGGGACTTCCGGTGCCGGACAGTGTCGACGGGCGCAGCCTGCTGCCGTTCCTGCGCGGTGAACGCCCGGACGACTGGCGGGAGTACCTGCACGGCGAGCACACCTATCTGGGGCAGTCGCTTCAGTGGGTGACCGACGGGCGGCACAAGTATCTGTGGATGTCCGGCGACGGGCACGAGCAGCTCTTCGATCTCGCCGAGGATCCGAAGGAGTTGGTGAACCTGGCGCGGCGGCCCGAACACGCCGCGCTGCTGGAGCACTGGCGCGGGCGGCTGATCGACGCGCTGCGCGACCGCGAGGAGGGCTTCGTGGACGACGGCGAACTGGTGACGGGCCGGCCGGTGGTCACCGAGCTGCGGCACACCCGGGAGCGCATCGCCGCCGCGACCGGGGTCGGCTGA
- a CDS encoding ABC transporter permease, whose translation MPPWSGPLTPSPGSAPSDDCLANNDWICGEYLSTRRHILLDAVVQHLQLTALAVLIALVIAVPLAVLARRWSLAAGPVLGLTTILYTIPSLAMFSLLLPAYGLSASLVVAGLVLYSLTLLVRNILAGLRAVPEDTRQAARGMGYGPVRLLLTVELPLALPAAMAGLRIAMVSAVSLVTVGAIVGYGGLGNLIYAGMNTFFKAQVLTASVLCVVIAVAADLLLLGVQRILTPWTRASHA comes from the coding sequence GTGCCTCCATGGAGCGGACCCCTCACCCCGAGCCCCGGCAGCGCGCCGTCCGACGACTGTCTGGCGAACAACGACTGGATCTGCGGCGAGTACCTGAGCACCCGCCGCCACATCCTGCTCGACGCGGTCGTCCAGCACCTCCAGCTCACCGCGCTCGCCGTCCTGATCGCGCTGGTGATCGCCGTGCCGCTCGCCGTTCTCGCGCGCCGCTGGTCCCTCGCGGCAGGCCCCGTCCTCGGGCTGACAACGATCCTCTACACGATCCCGTCGCTCGCGATGTTCTCGCTGCTGCTGCCCGCGTACGGCCTGTCCGCGTCCCTCGTCGTCGCGGGGCTCGTGCTGTACTCGCTCACCCTCCTCGTGCGGAACATCCTCGCGGGCCTGCGCGCGGTGCCCGAAGACACCCGGCAGGCCGCGCGCGGTATGGGATACGGGCCGGTCAGGCTGCTGCTCACCGTGGAGCTGCCCCTCGCCCTGCCGGCCGCGATGGCGGGCCTGCGCATCGCCATGGTCTCCGCCGTCTCCCTCGTCACGGTGGGCGCCATCGTCGGCTACGGCGGCCTCGGCAATCTCATCTACGCGGGCATGAACACGTTCTTCAAGGCCCAGGTCCTCACCGCGTCCGTGCTGTGCGTCGTCATCGCGGTCGCCGCCGACCTGCTGCTGCTCGGGGTGCAGCGGATCCTCACTCCCTGGACGAGAGCGAGCCACGCGTGA
- a CDS encoding (Fe-S)-binding protein, which translates to MRVALFLTCVNDTLYPDTGRAVVKLLTRLGVDIDFPMGQTCCGQAHYNTGYRHEAEPLARKFSDVFGEYDAIVTPSGSCGAMVRELYPRMGERARAEGRGDGLAATLAPVVPKTYELTEFLVDVLGVTDVGAYYPHTVTYHPTCHGLRSLGLGERPYQLLKAVKGLEIKELPGAQECCGFGGTFAVKNSDVSAAMGEDKVRNAGSTGADVLCAADNSCLMHLGGTMSRLHTAMRPVHIAEILASTEEEPLS; encoded by the coding sequence ATGCGCGTCGCACTGTTCCTGACGTGTGTCAACGACACGCTCTATCCGGACACCGGCCGTGCGGTGGTGAAACTCCTGACCAGGCTGGGTGTCGACATCGACTTCCCGATGGGGCAGACCTGTTGCGGGCAGGCGCACTACAACACCGGCTATCGCCATGAGGCGGAGCCGCTCGCCCGGAAGTTCTCCGATGTATTCGGTGAATACGACGCGATCGTGACGCCGTCGGGGTCATGCGGGGCGATGGTGCGCGAGCTGTATCCGCGGATGGGCGAGCGCGCCCGCGCGGAGGGCCGCGGCGACGGGCTCGCGGCCACTCTGGCGCCGGTCGTGCCGAAGACGTACGAGCTCACCGAGTTCCTGGTGGACGTGCTCGGCGTGACGGACGTGGGCGCGTACTACCCGCACACGGTGACGTACCACCCGACGTGCCACGGCCTGCGCTCCCTCGGCCTCGGCGAGCGGCCCTACCAACTGCTCAAGGCGGTCAAGGGACTTGAGATCAAGGAGCTGCCGGGTGCGCAGGAGTGCTGCGGGTTCGGGGGCACGTTCGCGGTGAAGAACTCCGATGTCTCGGCGGCGATGGGAGAGGACAAGGTCCGCAACGCCGGGTCGACCGGCGCCGACGTCCTGTGCGCGGCGGACAACTCCTGCCTGATGCACCTCGGCGGCACGATGTCCCGCCTGCACACCGCGATGCGCCCCGTCCACATCGCGGAGATCCTGGCGAGCACGGAAGAGGAGCCCCTGTCATGA